One Sporomusaceae bacterium FL31 DNA window includes the following coding sequences:
- a CDS encoding MerR family transcriptional regulator, with protein MKIAEVSKKFDIPQDTLRYYERIGLIPHVNRSKSGIRDYTEADCGWVEFIKCMRGAGLPIEVLIDYVTLFQQGDEETIEARKELLVDQRKQLVARMEDMKKTLERLDYKIAVFDKKIVKREKTLRKSES; from the coding sequence ATGAAGATTGCCGAAGTAAGCAAAAAGTTTGATATTCCACAGGACACACTCCGTTATTATGAGCGCATCGGTCTGATTCCTCATGTAAATCGAAGTAAAAGCGGAATCAGGGATTATACAGAAGCAGATTGCGGCTGGGTTGAATTTATCAAATGTATGCGAGGAGCAGGTCTGCCGATTGAAGTATTAATTGATTATGTTACGTTATTTCAACAGGGGGATGAAGAAACAATTGAAGCAAGAAAAGAACTACTTGTCGACCAGCGTAAGCAGCTTGTCGCAAGAATGGAAGATATGAAAAAAACGCTGGAACGCCTGGATTATAAGATTGCAGTTTTTGACAAGAAAATAGTTAAAAGAGAAAAGACGCTACGAAAATCGGAATCTTAG